One Psychrobacillus glaciei genomic region harbors:
- a CDS encoding SF0329 family protein: MAWSKLKQNLESFLCPALYGRVEYRATGYRYLPDKAGLCYIAVDKKNVLNMSDITTLIRWYQTEQEIKNDSNIQIPISNEEIEAVRKDTKGIVPEDRLKVIARSRKISEHAKELLSAQSSLSKSNFIVVANKFLSTPIEESIESNDILLNILALVDRRVGKKRILKMTEKIKLKHPIVQYFYELRLSTL; this comes from the coding sequence ATGGCCTGGAGCAAATTGAAGCAAAATCTGGAAAGTTTTCTTTGTCCTGCATTATATGGAAGGGTTGAATACCGCGCAACCGGTTACCGTTATTTGCCTGATAAAGCAGGACTTTGTTATATTGCGGTAGATAAAAAGAATGTACTCAATATGAGTGATATAACTACCTTAATCAGATGGTATCAGACGGAGCAGGAAATTAAGAATGATTCAAATATCCAAATTCCTATCAGCAATGAAGAAATTGAAGCTGTCAGAAAAGATACCAAGGGAATAGTTCCAGAGGATCGTCTTAAAGTAATTGCAAGAAGTAGAAAAATATCAGAACATGCAAAGGAGCTTTTGTCAGCACAGTCATCATTAAGTAAATCAAATTTTATCGTTGTAGCTAATAAGTTTTTATCCACTCCTATAGAGGAGAGTATAGAGAGCAATGATATCCTATTGAATATTCTAGCTTTGGTGGATAGACGGGTTGGAAAAAAACGAATTTTAAAGATGACCGAGAAGATAAAGTTAAAGCATCCAATTGTGCAGTATTTTTATGAACTACGGCTTAGTACGTTATGA
- the xylF gene encoding D-xylose ABC transporter substrate-binding protein, whose translation MKLRTIVLCFLSVVWMLVACTDTPKQVLETVQTEKPTLLDENHAPIRIGFSMDTLLEERWLKDRDLFKEAVEALGAEVEIVAASGDDALQISQAEALIHSGIDLLVIVPHNAEASAAIVHKAHLSGIQVIAYDRLVKNADLDLYVSFDNEQVGEMQAKAITALVPKGNYAFIGGAITDNNAHLLKQGVFKVLRPYIERGDINIVYDQWTEDWTPVNARANMEEALRTTNMQIDAVIAANDATAGGVIQALAAKGLAGKVPVAGQDADLAGVQRIVVGTQTMTVYKPIQMLTKEAAELAVAMAKGKKVTAEQKVNNGKIEVPSVLLTPIAVNEQNLDRTVISDGFHSSEDVYKAILK comes from the coding sequence ATGAAACTAAGGACTATAGTCTTGTGTTTTTTGAGCGTGGTCTGGATGCTAGTTGCTTGTACAGATACGCCAAAGCAGGTGCTTGAAACCGTCCAAACAGAAAAACCGACACTTCTTGATGAGAACCATGCGCCAATTCGTATTGGATTTTCGATGGATACTTTGCTTGAAGAAAGATGGTTGAAAGATCGTGATTTGTTTAAAGAAGCTGTGGAAGCACTGGGAGCAGAAGTAGAGATTGTCGCTGCAAGTGGTGACGATGCGCTTCAAATTTCACAGGCAGAGGCACTCATTCATAGCGGGATCGACCTTTTGGTCATTGTCCCGCATAATGCGGAGGCATCAGCTGCGATTGTACATAAGGCACATCTGTCAGGTATCCAAGTAATTGCCTATGACAGACTTGTCAAAAATGCAGATCTTGATCTGTATGTATCTTTTGATAACGAACAGGTTGGTGAAATGCAAGCCAAAGCTATTACTGCGCTCGTTCCAAAGGGGAATTACGCGTTTATCGGTGGTGCGATAACCGATAATAATGCACATTTATTGAAACAAGGTGTGTTCAAAGTGCTGCGTCCGTATATTGAACGAGGGGATATTAACATTGTGTATGATCAGTGGACTGAGGATTGGACTCCAGTAAATGCTCGAGCCAATATGGAAGAAGCGCTTCGGACAACCAATATGCAAATTGATGCGGTAATTGCTGCAAATGATGCAACGGCAGGTGGAGTCATTCAAGCACTCGCTGCTAAAGGACTCGCTGGTAAAGTGCCAGTTGCCGGACAGGATGCGGATCTGGCAGGAGTTCAGAGAATTGTAGTTGGAACACAAACTATGACAGTTTATAAGCCAATACAGATGCTCACTAAGGAAGCAGCCGAATTAGCGGTTGCTATGGCAAAGGGTAAGAAAGTAACTGCTGAACAAAAAGTTAATAATGGAAAAATAGAAGTTCCTTCGGTGTTGCTAACTCCGATAGCTGTAAATGAACAAAATCTAGATAGAACAGTTATTTCTGATGGATTTCATTCTTCCGAGGATGTGTATAAAGCGATATTGAAATGA
- a CDS encoding sugar ABC transporter permease produces the protein MNFYKEAKALVKANIRDYGMYIALTVIMLTFTIMTDGLFMSSRNISNLLDSAGYIAVLAVGMTLVIVIRHIDLSVGFLAGFLGAISAIFLTQLGLSVWITIPIILLLGAMIGLLNGTLIAKLGIPAFVATLAGMLIFRGALLKVTEKTGTIIIKDEQFNAIGNGFIPSIMQVNGLHLLTLLVGFVGILFYIYNDISNRRNKLTYGFDVMSKGIFSVKLVLISAIIAYITWILAGYNGFSWTVIIMIIVVIIYHFLTSKTVLGRHIYAVGSNPEAAHLSGINVQKITYIVFGSMGMLAALSGILFTSRLQSATTTAGTLFELDAIAAAYVGGVSSAGGVGKVTGAIIGAIVMASLSSGMNLLGVGISYQYIIRGAVLAGAVIFDVMTRKQRA, from the coding sequence ATGAACTTTTATAAAGAAGCGAAAGCGCTCGTCAAAGCCAACATTCGAGATTACGGAATGTATATTGCGTTAACCGTCATTATGTTAACATTTACAATTATGACGGACGGCTTGTTTATGTCGTCTCGAAACATTAGTAACTTATTGGATTCTGCAGGGTATATTGCGGTTTTGGCAGTTGGGATGACGCTTGTCATCGTCATTCGTCACATTGACTTATCGGTTGGTTTTTTGGCAGGATTTCTAGGTGCAATTTCAGCCATTTTCTTGACGCAATTGGGCTTGTCGGTATGGATTACTATACCAATCATTTTACTTTTAGGTGCTATGATTGGTCTGTTGAATGGAACGTTAATTGCGAAGTTAGGGATTCCAGCATTCGTTGCTACTTTAGCGGGAATGCTAATTTTCCGGGGTGCACTCCTTAAGGTTACCGAAAAAACAGGAACGATTATTATAAAGGACGAACAATTCAATGCGATTGGAAATGGATTTATTCCATCTATCATGCAAGTAAATGGCTTACACCTATTGACGTTATTAGTAGGATTCGTCGGAATTCTTTTTTATATTTACAATGATATTTCCAATCGTCGGAACAAACTGACATATGGTTTTGATGTGATGTCTAAGGGTATTTTTAGCGTAAAACTTGTTTTGATATCAGCAATTATTGCGTATATTACTTGGATTTTAGCCGGATATAATGGGTTTTCCTGGACGGTTATTATTATGATTATTGTGGTGATCATCTATCATTTCTTAACTTCTAAAACAGTGCTAGGTCGTCATATTTATGCAGTCGGCAGTAATCCGGAGGCAGCGCATTTAAGCGGAATTAATGTACAAAAGATTACATATATTGTATTTGGGTCAATGGGGATGCTCGCAGCGTTATCAGGAATCCTTTTTACATCTCGCCTTCAATCCGCAACGACCACCGCTGGAACTCTCTTTGAGCTGGATGCAATTGCGGCAGCATATGTTGGTGGGGTATCTTCCGCAGGGGGGGTCGGTAAAGTAACGGGTGCGATTATTGGTGCCATTGTAATGGCCTCTTTATCGAGCGGGATGAACTTACTAGGTGTAGGAATTTCCTATCAATACATCATTCGAGGTGCTGTTTTAGCTGGAGCAGTAATTTTCGATGTCATGACACGTAAGCAACGGGCTTAA
- a CDS encoding sensor histidine kinase produces the protein MTTIQKKIWILVSVMLLIMAIIWLTLTYYNQKTQEQSNDILQRYLRMNEVTTASQQMITNLNNYLFAPTDKHKQQVEKSIDVIKEVQQDVVELRNEENTFSVTNYIHLIDSLVETANRSIMFSEEKEIEWSTNEFNEANRISMYISEMTLTILDRELKTYNRFYRDIIQQSEELKKLGIWLLLLITVVLLLATYWFSLSITRPIHQLTKAASELSEGNFNQRIEVKSNDEIAFLANTFDEMRININDLILEIQQKAQLEHELQQSKLLLKESQLKSLQSQINPHFLFNTLNTLSKKAYLDGAEETSDLLVSVAGLLRYNLKRVDRSVTLFEEVVVLNQYMEIQKARFTDRLEFELNIDESCLHVKIPGLTLQPIIENAVIHAIEPEEDGGTIWFRIKRVAPWIFIEIEDSGRGMSREKMVQLLKGDVLPIEGHSTGIGFQNVVKRLYLFYGIEDLVTIESGEGRGTKVVIQIPETREKGNEDETSYR, from the coding sequence ATGACGACGATTCAAAAAAAGATTTGGATACTTGTTTCCGTTATGTTGCTAATTATGGCGATTATTTGGTTGACACTCACGTATTATAATCAAAAAACGCAGGAACAATCCAATGATATATTACAACGTTATTTGCGAATGAATGAGGTAACAACTGCTAGTCAACAAATGATTACTAATTTAAATAATTATTTATTTGCCCCTACAGATAAACATAAGCAACAGGTAGAAAAGAGCATAGACGTTATTAAAGAGGTACAACAGGATGTAGTAGAGCTGCGCAACGAGGAAAATACATTTTCAGTAACTAATTATATTCATCTAATCGACAGTCTTGTTGAGACGGCAAATCGTTCCATTATGTTTTCAGAGGAGAAAGAAATAGAATGGTCGACGAACGAATTTAATGAAGCAAATCGTATTTCTATGTACATATCTGAAATGACCTTAACGATTTTAGACAGAGAACTGAAAACTTATAATCGCTTTTATCGAGATATTATCCAACAATCGGAGGAGCTAAAAAAGCTAGGAATCTGGTTATTGCTGTTGATAACAGTCGTGTTACTATTGGCTACTTATTGGTTTTCTCTTAGTATTACGAGACCGATTCATCAACTCACGAAGGCTGCGAGCGAATTGTCCGAAGGTAATTTTAATCAACGAATTGAAGTGAAATCCAACGATGAGATAGCCTTTTTAGCGAATACCTTTGATGAGATGCGGATAAATATTAATGACTTAATCTTGGAAATTCAACAAAAGGCTCAGCTTGAACATGAGCTTCAACAAAGTAAATTGTTGTTGAAGGAGAGTCAATTGAAAAGCTTGCAAAGCCAGATAAATCCACATTTTTTATTCAACACCTTGAATACATTGTCGAAAAAGGCATATTTGGATGGTGCAGAGGAAACAAGCGATCTTTTGGTCAGTGTAGCAGGTTTGCTACGCTACAATTTAAAAAGAGTTGACCGCTCTGTGACGTTGTTTGAAGAAGTAGTTGTTTTGAATCAATATATGGAAATTCAAAAGGCTCGTTTTACAGATCGCTTAGAATTTGAGTTGAACATCGATGAATCTTGCTTACATGTGAAAATTCCTGGTCTAACCCTTCAGCCAATTATTGAAAATGCAGTTATCCACGCTATTGAACCAGAGGAGGATGGGGGCACTATTTGGTTTAGGATTAAGAGAGTTGCACCATGGATATTCATTGAAATTGAAGATAGTGGAAGAGGAATGTCACGAGAGAAAATGGTGCAGTTGTTGAAAGGGGATGTGTTACCAATCGAGGGGCATTCCACAGGTATTGGTTTTCAAAATGTAGTGAAAAGATTGTATTTATTTTATGGTATAGAGGATTTAGTGACGATTGAAAGTGGAGAAGGACGAGGTACAAAGGTAGTTATACAAATTCCAGAGACAAGGGAGAAGGGAAATGAAGATGAAACTTCTTATCGTTGA
- a CDS encoding response regulator — translation MKMKLLIVDDEPIEREGMQVILQKAFPELIIHQAKNGKLAIELADSFQPDLILMDIMMPGMTGLEAIEQIRSEHPAIKFVMVTAFDMFDYARQAIKLGVKDYLLKPSKASEIVSTVGKVLEECKQERVAEATSQMQQVKWEKTLTLAETDIVTQLLFDHVHEVHIDMLVEMLDICSTDEKFVVVVLLSEGAEHYYVQIKEKIRETENAWVGALYGRQLPIIIFRDKERSFRSQAVLLAKAIISLSKDKTGLNWFIGIGQVCEGLDEIRHSYQEALIATMDTTLAVKHRFYADVPTISLETDNLIIKQQQKDFFDQIRLGDWMSIRSGVLDVIQQHENEGNSLIYTQQRVLELLWIANRVMDEMGMEAEVPFFSFQAQDSRQLRTETLLLLEHMNTIYDAHYDRVEADKIHYIQQFIREHSHENISLDTLAQRVNLSPIYISKMFKEKLGINYIDFLTECRIEKAKKLLNDPERSLKEITFEIGYHEPNYFSKVFKKMCGVSPKEYRKTLLSKNYEV, via the coding sequence ATGAAGATGAAACTTCTTATCGTTGATGATGAACCGATTGAGCGAGAAGGGATGCAGGTTATTTTACAAAAAGCATTCCCTGAACTGATCATTCACCAAGCGAAAAATGGGAAATTAGCAATAGAATTAGCAGATTCGTTTCAACCAGATCTAATTTTAATGGATATTATGATGCCAGGTATGACAGGGCTTGAAGCCATAGAACAGATTCGATCAGAGCATCCTGCGATCAAGTTTGTTATGGTGACGGCATTTGATATGTTCGATTACGCAAGACAGGCTATCAAGCTCGGTGTGAAAGATTACTTGTTGAAACCGAGTAAAGCCAGTGAGATTGTATCAACGGTAGGAAAAGTTTTAGAGGAATGTAAGCAAGAACGTGTAGCAGAGGCTACAAGTCAGATGCAGCAAGTGAAATGGGAAAAGACGTTGACCTTAGCGGAAACAGATATTGTCACACAGCTACTATTTGACCATGTACATGAAGTACATATCGATATGCTCGTCGAGATGCTTGATATTTGCTCTACTGATGAAAAATTTGTCGTAGTCGTTTTGCTGTCAGAGGGAGCAGAGCACTACTATGTACAGATTAAGGAGAAAATACGTGAAACTGAAAATGCTTGGGTAGGCGCATTATATGGTCGTCAGCTTCCTATTATTATTTTTCGTGATAAAGAGAGGTCCTTTCGCTCCCAAGCAGTCCTATTAGCCAAAGCAATTATATCTTTGTCAAAGGATAAAACGGGATTGAACTGGTTTATTGGAATCGGACAAGTTTGTGAGGGACTTGATGAAATTCGTCATTCGTACCAAGAAGCACTCATTGCAACCATGGATACAACGCTAGCGGTCAAACATCGGTTTTATGCTGACGTACCAACTATTAGCCTGGAAACAGACAATCTGATTATCAAGCAGCAGCAGAAAGACTTCTTTGACCAAATTCGTTTAGGGGACTGGATGTCCATCCGTTCTGGTGTGCTAGATGTGATTCAACAACACGAGAATGAAGGGAATTCACTGATCTATACACAACAGAGAGTACTCGAGTTGCTCTGGATTGCAAATCGAGTGATGGATGAAATGGGAATGGAAGCTGAGGTCCCGTTTTTCTCATTTCAAGCACAGGACTCCCGTCAATTACGTACGGAAACGCTCCTGCTACTCGAGCATATGAATACTATATACGATGCGCATTACGACCGAGTGGAGGCAGATAAGATACACTATATCCAACAATTTATACGTGAGCATTCACACGAAAATATTTCACTTGATACGCTCGCGCAAAGGGTCAATTTAAGCCCGATTTACATTAGTAAAATGTTCAAGGAGAAGCTGGGTATTAACTACATCGATTTTCTGACAGAGTGCCGAATTGAAAAAGCAAAAAAACTATTGAATGATCCAGAGCGGAGCTTAAAAGAGATTACGTTCGAGATTGGTTATCATGAGCCAAATTATTTTAGTAAGGTGTTCAAGAAAATGTGCGGGGTGTCTCCAAAGGAATACCGAAAAACGTTGTTAAGTAAAAATTATGAAGTTTAA
- a CDS encoding substrate-binding domain-containing protein, which translates to MRKKVVLTLGALIVIFSYLTIVSATKAFRSTSEMPVNHDSAPESIRIVLITQELDTPFWNKVGQGATKQAQKEGVQLEVWGSYGNNEDDFLKKMEVAIHSKVDGIIVQGLDNEAFKELTKVKAAFYGIPVITVANDVPVEESLRKTFVGSDQFWAGKVVARQLVKKMGTAGEVAILGDLEQAYYQKQRLAGIQDILSRYPDIQMTIKGTAATKEQVMATTQQLMNEVPRASAFIVINANYAGPLIQEIGRRTKVEPYHIYTFDDGVESTALLRQGKLDGILEQQPEEMGSESVKWLMEWISGKTVPLDSNGYLTEIRMVEAKGERL; encoded by the coding sequence ATGCGCAAAAAAGTTGTTCTTACACTAGGTGCACTCATTGTAATTTTCAGCTATTTGACTATTGTGTCGGCAACTAAGGCGTTTCGCTCAACTAGTGAGATGCCTGTAAACCACGACTCTGCCCCGGAATCCATTCGTATCGTACTCATTACACAAGAGCTTGATACTCCTTTTTGGAACAAGGTCGGTCAAGGAGCAACGAAGCAGGCACAAAAAGAAGGTGTTCAGCTCGAAGTTTGGGGAAGCTATGGAAACAACGAAGATGATTTCTTGAAGAAAATGGAGGTTGCCATTCATTCAAAGGTAGATGGGATTATCGTACAAGGACTGGATAATGAAGCATTTAAAGAACTGACAAAGGTTAAGGCAGCCTTTTATGGGATTCCTGTCATTACCGTCGCAAATGATGTGCCAGTGGAAGAAAGTTTGCGAAAGACATTTGTTGGTTCAGATCAATTTTGGGCAGGGAAAGTGGTTGCTCGTCAATTGGTAAAAAAAATGGGCACGGCAGGAGAAGTAGCTATACTTGGGGATCTAGAGCAAGCGTATTATCAGAAACAACGTTTAGCGGGTATTCAAGATATTTTAAGTAGGTATCCAGACATCCAAATGACTATAAAAGGGACGGCGGCTACAAAAGAACAAGTAATGGCAACGACACAACAGTTGATGAATGAAGTACCGCGAGCTTCTGCTTTTATCGTTATAAATGCAAATTATGCAGGACCACTAATTCAAGAAATCGGAAGACGTACTAAGGTTGAGCCGTATCATATTTATACTTTTGATGATGGGGTGGAATCGACTGCTCTTTTACGGCAAGGCAAGCTTGATGGGATTTTGGAGCAACAGCCAGAAGAAATGGGTAGTGAAAGCGTTAAATGGTTGATGGAGTGGATTTCAGGAAAGACGGTACCCCTTGATTCAAATGGTTATCTCACCGAAATACGCATGGTCGAAGCGAAAGGTGAAAGGCTATGA
- a CDS encoding sugar ABC transporter ATP-binding protein — protein MSEYILEMNDISKEFPGVKALSNVNFKVEKGEIHCLVGENGAGKSTLMKVLSGVYPYGMYDGDIVFEGQVQQFHEINDSVKAGIGIIYQELALFPDLTVYENIFAGNEVKKGPFVDWNQTIVQATQMLKKVKLKVTPETLIKELGVGKQQLVEIAKALSKDVNLLILDEPTAALNEDDSENLLELLKELKSQGISCIMISHKLKEVISIADKVTVLRDGKTICTLDASKGEVVENVIIKNMVGRNIEDIYPKRPDKKIGETVLELTEWSAYDTQLGRNVVKEVNIHVKKGEIIGLAGLMGSGRTELALSIFGNPKKYKLQGNLKIQGAPKMLKHTSDAIKAGIAYVTEDRKGDGLFLLQDIKSNVSAAHLKGISTKGILNLNEEVKVGKQYKDSLNIKASSLEQVVGKLSGGNQQKVSLGKWLFTGPNILILDEPTRGIDVGAKFEIYSIMNELIYEGMSIIMISSELGEVLGMSDRVYVMADGAIKGELTMEEATQEMIMELATQ, from the coding sequence ATGAGCGAATATATTTTAGAGATGAATGACATATCTAAAGAGTTCCCCGGAGTTAAGGCCCTATCGAATGTGAATTTTAAAGTGGAAAAAGGCGAAATTCATTGCTTGGTTGGTGAAAACGGTGCAGGAAAATCGACGCTGATGAAAGTGTTGAGTGGGGTCTATCCGTATGGTATGTATGACGGAGATATTGTATTTGAAGGCCAAGTTCAACAGTTTCATGAGATTAACGATAGTGTGAAGGCTGGTATTGGCATCATTTATCAAGAACTGGCACTTTTTCCGGACTTGACCGTTTATGAAAATATATTTGCCGGCAACGAAGTGAAAAAGGGTCCTTTTGTTGACTGGAATCAAACAATCGTCCAAGCTACGCAAATGCTGAAAAAGGTAAAGTTGAAAGTTACACCAGAAACACTGATTAAGGAATTAGGTGTAGGAAAACAACAGCTCGTTGAAATTGCCAAAGCATTAAGTAAAGATGTAAATCTGCTTATTTTAGATGAACCAACTGCAGCATTGAATGAAGATGATAGTGAAAACCTATTAGAACTCCTAAAGGAGCTAAAAAGCCAAGGAATTAGCTGCATCATGATTTCACATAAGCTAAAGGAGGTCATCTCTATAGCTGATAAAGTAACCGTATTGCGGGACGGAAAAACGATTTGTACGCTGGATGCAAGTAAAGGGGAAGTAGTCGAAAATGTTATCATCAAAAATATGGTAGGGCGTAACATTGAAGACATTTATCCAAAACGTCCAGACAAGAAAATTGGAGAAACAGTTCTCGAATTAACCGAATGGTCGGCATATGATACACAGCTAGGGCGAAATGTTGTGAAAGAAGTCAATATTCATGTGAAAAAAGGCGAAATTATTGGGCTTGCTGGTCTCATGGGGTCAGGTAGAACAGAGCTTGCACTTAGTATTTTTGGAAATCCTAAAAAGTATAAGCTACAAGGAAATCTGAAGATTCAAGGAGCACCCAAAATGTTGAAGCATACTAGTGATGCGATTAAAGCTGGTATTGCGTATGTGACGGAGGATCGAAAGGGAGACGGACTATTTTTATTACAGGATATAAAGAGCAATGTCTCTGCGGCACATCTGAAGGGGATCTCAACGAAGGGGATTCTCAATTTAAACGAAGAAGTGAAGGTTGGCAAACAATATAAAGACTCGTTGAATATTAAAGCGAGCTCACTTGAGCAAGTAGTTGGCAAATTGAGTGGTGGAAACCAACAAAAGGTATCACTCGGGAAATGGTTGTTCACTGGACCAAATATCTTAATCTTAGATGAACCGACACGTGGAATTGATGTCGGGGCAAAATTTGAAATTTATTCGATTATGAATGAATTGATTTACGAAGGCATGAGTATTATCATGATTTCTTCTGAACTTGGTGAAGTGCTTGGGATGAGTGATCGTGTCTATGTCATGGCAGACGGTGCAATAAAAGGAGAACTGACCATGGAGGAAGCGACACAAGAAATGATTATGGAACTTGCGACGCAATAG
- a CDS encoding sugar ABC transporter substrate-binding protein, with the protein MIKKFKGLTFLIMLMMFALVAVGCSDSGGSKVDVGIVLPTKDEPRWVQDEQRFKDALKDSKYSTEILFSQGSSAKEKENVEALLNKGIKVLIITPHDGAAAASAVEAAKKEGVTVIAYDRLITDTDAVDYYVTFDSLAVGAAQAQYLVDNAKGSGVPLYLYAGAASDNNAFLFFEGAWKVLQPKIVDGTFKIANSSEAEKLKGSADLSRDQLGKIIGQVTTNWDANEAKNKAQTHLTAAGNDLKGDVAILAPNDGTARSIADVFASDSAIKSYFVTGQDAEKASVQYIIDGKQSMTVFKDVRTLVKDAMGMAVDILDGKTPETTGSYDNGSIEVKAKQTNVIVVDKDNVKSELIDSGYYEASEFTGLK; encoded by the coding sequence ATGATCAAGAAATTTAAGGGTTTAACATTTTTAATAATGTTGATGATGTTCGCACTAGTGGCAGTGGGATGTAGCGATAGTGGAGGAAGTAAGGTTGATGTAGGAATCGTGTTGCCGACAAAGGATGAACCAAGATGGGTACAGGATGAGCAACGTTTCAAGGACGCATTAAAGGACTCAAAATATTCAACGGAAATTTTATTTAGTCAAGGATCATCAGCTAAAGAGAAAGAAAATGTAGAAGCATTATTAAATAAAGGCATCAAGGTATTAATCATCACTCCTCATGACGGTGCAGCAGCGGCATCTGCAGTAGAAGCAGCGAAAAAAGAGGGTGTAACTGTTATTGCATATGACCGTTTAATTACAGATACAGATGCAGTGGATTATTATGTAACATTTGATAGTTTAGCAGTAGGTGCTGCACAAGCACAGTATTTAGTAGACAATGCAAAAGGTTCTGGCGTACCGCTTTACTTATATGCTGGAGCAGCTTCAGATAACAACGCATTTCTATTCTTCGAAGGAGCATGGAAAGTGCTTCAACCGAAAATTGTAGATGGCACTTTTAAAATTGCCAACTCCAGTGAAGCAGAGAAGTTAAAAGGTTCCGCAGATCTTTCACGCGATCAACTAGGCAAAATTATTGGGCAGGTCACAACTAACTGGGATGCAAACGAAGCAAAAAACAAAGCGCAGACTCACTTAACGGCAGCTGGCAACGACCTAAAAGGCGATGTTGCAATTTTAGCTCCTAATGACGGAACAGCTCGGTCGATTGCGGACGTATTTGCTTCTGACAGTGCGATTAAAAGCTATTTTGTAACAGGGCAAGATGCAGAGAAAGCGTCAGTTCAATATATCATCGACGGAAAGCAATCGATGACGGTTTTTAAAGACGTTCGTACTTTAGTAAAAGATGCGATGGGTATGGCAGTTGACATCTTAGATGGTAAAACACCAGAAACAACAGGTTCTTATGATAATGGTTCAATTGAAGTAAAGGCGAAACAAACGAATGTCATCGTGGTCGATAAAGACAACGTAAAATCAGAACTAATCGATTCTGGATACTACGAAGCAAGTGAATTCACAGGTTTAAAGTAA